One region of Channa argus isolate prfri chromosome 20, Channa argus male v1.0, whole genome shotgun sequence genomic DNA includes:
- the tmem94 gene encoding endoplasmic reticulum magnesium-transporting P-type ATPase isoform X8: protein MEPQDKKQEEDAVGLGLSTGQALVKLRDQLSSLLEQHQRGAHRQASAQIQWVNSFLYHGNRHSCLHWPGGALTLLVVLGLFCCHGSQPKGSSGIELVNAVALLLLLLLNLLLVGRQERLKRSEMVRRLKGIITQLSDYLSACVGDVQWSPSLYPDLYTPSSPSWSLHWTYRDSQLVNLPVSLLVEGDIIALRPGQEAFASLRGIKDDEHIVLEPGDLFPPFSPPPSPRANEDRGPQNPQQHRLFRVVRTPVLDTVRNSLELALSRPVTVLDNERFTVQSVINKLVCPVVLVAFLLVNTIRYFCDAPSLTPPCYNFIQLQLMGVLPILPLLFPVMWVLINAFGEAMVLAEFSRASPAGLLAKFSEDTLSSYTEVVSTQEMLRCVWRHLVGVLKGESQTLCYTSSLLHTLGSVTVLCCVDKQGILSWPNPSPETVLFFSGRMEPLHNSQDDLRDDLSVSSYCRMETDDDRDQAQEGEALLSLPAESSILREKLDTSETSRDTVRSSDTLQVRHSCQPIRSRTKHHSGSNVSFSHDTEGGEEDQDFAMGCPEAEAEDFVCDYHLEMLSLSQDQQNPTSIQFDDLSWQCHLPSLKPLGLNIMLNLCNASITQQLCQFSDHLSNLALQESHGTVLPVYVPWGLCELSRLIGFTPGARELFKQENHLALYQLPSREKTKEFTSRRLHYFTKRQPPISHLVSLFVRDSSSNNVQMLSHGSADLILEACTDFWDGTDIYPLSRSDRKKVLDFYQRACLSGYCSAFAYKPMQVSLSSQLNGKCVELAPGPCLFSGVELPSTTPIKHGSCRNSWSSDEGIGEAVEREDCVQALSGQIFMGMVSSQFQARLDTVRLIDALVTACIRFVYFSMEDELRSKVFAEKMGLETGWNCHISLTPNGDTPCDGVASSPSHFSLHEDLNHDSRDEAEGPLLPEEEVHSDLTSFQPTDSDVPSFLEDCNRAKLPRGICQVRPHLKNIDNVPLLVPLFTDCTQDTMCEMIKIMQENKEVTCCLGSSANFRNNRLFLQSDLSIALDPLYPSQCLWETFGYATRGGFNRDSEGLSPLGLSGQLNSLSCSVTFHQGESVSMVKLIEQARHTTYGIRKCFLFLLQCQLSLVIIQFLACLAQLPPPMNTTDILWLSCFSCPLLSMSLLGKPPDSSVMTVATGKNLEAIPRKTQTYFLGCFLLKFVLTVCAYLLAFGFTLQKVCHRSGTINSTGTCLEILKASSSDEAPGWFNELSNGLLLTQKVMAVFLVLHTVVISLSYVHRSQPLWRKSPFSNTWWCFTVPVVIGCNTTSEKTGTKKLSRFIFFYLSELQLSP from the exons GAGGAGGATGCTGTTGGGCTGGGCCTATCCACTGGTCAGGCTCTGGTGAAGCTACGGGATCAGCTCAGCAGCCTGCTGGAGCAGCACCAGAGAGGTGCACACCGACAAGCCTCTGCACag ATACAGTGGGTGAACAGCTTCCTTTATCATGGCAATCGTCACTCCTGCCTTCATTGGCCAGGAGGTGCCCTCACTCTACTGGTGGTGCTGGGACTCttctgttgccatggcagccaACCAAAGGGCAG TTCAGGAATAGAGCTGGTGAACGCTGTagccctccttctcctcctcctgctgaaCTTGCTGCTGGTTGGACGTCAGGAGAGGCTGAAGAGGAGTGAGATGGTCCGGCGCCTGAAGGGCATTATCACACAGTTAAGTG ACTATCTGTCAGCTTGTGTGGGTGATGTTCAGTGGTCTCCATCACTGTATCCTGACCTGTACACACCCTCATCCCCATCATGGTCCCTTCACTGGACTTATCGTGACTCACAGTTGGTTAATCTCCCTGTAAGTTTGCTGGTGGAAGGAGACATAATTGCTCTAAGACCAGGCCAAGAGGCATTTGCATCACTCCGAGGCATTAAG GATGATGAGCATATTGTGTTGGAGCCAGGAGATTTATTCCCCCCATTCTCCCCACCTCCTTCTCCAAGGGCCAATGAGGACAGAGGACCCCAGAACCCCCAGCAGCACCGCCTATTTAGAGTGGTCAGGACTCCTGTATTGGATACGGTCAG aaacagtttgGAGCTGGCACTCTCCCGGCCAGTGACAGTACTGGATAATGAAAGGTTTACAGTGCAGTCAGTCATCAACAAGCTAGTCTGCCCAGTTGTACTG GTGGCATTCCTGCTAGTGAACACTATCCGCTACTTTTGTGATGCACCAAGCCTCACCCCTCCctgctacaattttattcagcTGCAG TTAATGGGTGTTTTGCCCATCTTGCCCCTGCTGTTCCCTGTCATGTGGGTGCTGATCAATGCTTTTGGAGAGGCCATGGTCCTTGCAGAGTTCAGTCGTGCATCACCAGCTGGCTTG CTTGCTAAGTTCTCTGAGGACACTCTAAGCAGCTACACTGAAGTGGTTTCCACCCAG GAGATGCTGCGCTGTGTATGGAGACACCTGGTTGGCGTCTTAAAGGGCGAGTCTCAAACACTCTGCTACACTTCCAGCCTTTTACACACACTAGGATCTGTCACT gTGCTGTGTTGTGTGGATAAGCAGGGCATCCTGTCATGGCCTAACCCCAGTCCAGAAACTGTACTGTTCTTCAGTGGCCGCATGGAACCTCTGCATAATAGCCAGGACGATCTGAGAGATGACCTGTCAGTCAGCTCCTACTGCCGAATGGAGACAGATGATGACAGGgatcag GCTCAGGAGGGGGAGGCTCTGCTCTCTCTACCAGCAGAGTCATCCATTCTGAGAGAGAAGCTCGACACCAGCGAGACTTCACGTGACACTGTTCGGTCATCTGATACGCTCCAAGTTCGACATTCCTGTCAGCCCATCCGTAGTCGCACCAAACACCACTCTGGATCCAACGTAAGCTTCAGCCATGACACTGAGGGAGGCGAGGAAGACCAG GATTTTGCGATGGGCTGCCCGGAGGCAGAGGCTGAAGACTTTGTGTGTGACTACCACCTGGAGATGCTTAGCCTGTCGCAAGACCAGCAGAACCCAACCAGTATCCAGTTTGATGACCTGTCTTGGCAGTGCCACCTGCCTTCTCTCAAACCACTTGGCCTCAACATCATGCTAAACCTCTGCAATGCCAGCATCACCCAGCAGCTCTGCCAATTCTCTGACCACCTTTCCAACCTGGCTCTGCAGGAGAGCCACGGAACAGTGCTGCCCGTGTATGTCCCCTGGGGTCTTTGTGAACTCTCTAGGCTCATAG gattCACACCTGGGGCAAGGGAGCTGTTTAAACAGGAGAACCACTTGGCTTTGTACCAGCTTCCATCCAGAGAAAAAACCAAGGAGTTCACCTCTCGTCGCCTTCATTACTTCACAAAACGCCAGCCTCCCATCTCCCACCTCGTCTCTTTGTTTGTCCGAGACTCTTCCTCCA ATAATGTCCAAATGTTGTCGCATGGCTCTGCTGACCTTATCCTGGAGGCTTGCACTGACTTCTGGGATGGAACAGACATCTATCCCCTATCACGCTCAGACAG GAAAAAGGTTCTTGACTTTTACCAGCGTGCCTGTTTGTCAGGTTACTGCTCAGCCTTTGCCTACAAACCCATGCAAGTGTCATTGTCCAGCCAACTGAATGGCAAGTGTGTCGAGCTGGCCCCTGGTCCCTGCCTCTTTTCTGGAGTGGAGCTGCCCTCCACTACCCCCATCAAACACGGCTCCTGTAGGAACAGCTGGAGCTCAGATG AGGGTATAGGTGAGGCAGTGGAGCGTGAGGACTGTGTTCAGGCTTTGAGTGGGCAGATCTTCATGGGCATGGTGTCGTCTCAGTTCCAGGCAAGGCTGGACACAGTCCGCCTCATTGATGCCCTGGTCACTGCTTGCATTCGCTTTGTTTACTTTTCTATGGAAGATGAGCTGCGCAGCAAG GTTTTTGCAGAGAAGATGGGTTTAGAGACAGGTTGGAACTGTCATATCTCTCTAACTCCCAATGGAGACACCCCATGTGATGGAGTAGCATCTAGTCCCAGTCATTTCTCCCTACATGAAGACCTAAACCACG ATTCCCGGGATGAAGCAGAAGGTCCCCTACTACCTGAGGAGGAAGTGCACTCTGACCTAACAAGTTTCCAGCCCACAGATAGTGATGTGCCCAGCTTTCTAGAGGACTGCAACAGG GCCAAGCTACCTCGTGGTATTTGCCAGGTTCGCCCTCATTTGAAGAACATTGATAATGTGCCCCTTTTGGTGCCACTTTTTACAGACTGCACCCAAGACA CCATGTGTGAGATGATAAAGATCATGCAGGAGAACAAGGAAGTTACATGCTGTCTGGGAAGCTCTGCCAATTTCCGCAACAACCGCCTGTTCCTACAAAGTGACCTCAG CATCGCTCTGGACCCTCTGTACCCATCTCAGTGCTTGTGGGAGACATTTGGTTATGCAACCAGAGGAGGATTCAACAGGGACAGTGAAGGTCTGTCTCCTCTGGGGCTCTCCGGACAGCTTAACAGCTTGAGCTGCTCTGTCACATTCCACCAAGGAGAGAGTGTCAGCATGGTGAAGCTCATAGAGCAG GCACGCCACACAACCTACGGCATTCGTAAATGcttcctcttcctgctgcaGTGCCAGCTCAGTCTGGTCATCATCCAG TTCTTAGCCTGCCTGGCTCAGCTTCCTCCTCCAATGAACACCACTGACATCCTCTGGCTGTCTTGCTTCAGCTGCCCACTTCTAAG CATGTCACTTCTGGGGAAGCCACCAGATAGTTCGGTCATGACAGTTGCCACAGGGAAAAACCTAGAAGCCATTCCAAGAAAG ACCCAGACTTACTTTCTTGGCTGTTTCCTGTTGAAGTTTGTTCTGACAGTATGTGCCTACCTGTTGGCCTTTGGGTTTACCCTACAGAAAGTCTGCCATAGAAGTGGCACTATCAACTCTACTGGCACCTGCCTTGAAATACTCAAAGCCAG CTCTTCAGACGAAGCTCCTGGCTGGTTTAATGAATTGTCAAATGGCCTGCTGCTGACTCAGAAAGTCATGGCAGTATTTCTAGTTTTACACACAG TGGTGATCTCCCTCAGTTATGTCCACCGCTCTCAGCCTTTGTGGAGAAAGAGTCCATTCAGCAATACCTGGTGGTGTTTTACAGTACCTGTGGT